Genomic window (Cystobacter fuscus DSM 2262):
ACGCGGAGAACTTCATCGAGATGTTCCTCGAGGAGGCCCGCCTGGCGGCGCGGCTGTCCCATCCCAACGTGGTGCAGATCTTCGAGCTGGGAGAGGACCGGGGCGAGTACTTCATCGCCATGGAGTACATCCAGGGGCCCTCGCTCCACCGCGTGCGCAAGCGCCTGCGGGAACTGGGGCACCCCTTTCCCGTCGACATCGCCGCGTACGTCGTCGCGCAGGCGCTCCAAGGACTGCACTACGCGCACGAGCTGCGGGATGAGGCTGGCAAACCCCTGGGAGTCGTCCACCGCGACATCAGCCCCGACAACATCCTGGTGACGATGGACGGCGTGGTGAAGGTCGTGGACTTCGGCATCGCCAAGGCGGCGGATTCCGCGTCCAAGACCCAGTCGGGCACACTGAAGGGCAAGCTCTCGTACATCTCGCCCGAGCAGGTGAATGGCTGGCCCGCCTCGGTGCACTCGGACATCTACGCCACCGGGGTGGTGCTCTACCAGCTGTTCACCAACACGCTGCCCTTTCGCGCGCCCTCGAACGCGGCGCTGCTCCAGCAGATCGCCACGGCGGAGCCCGAAGCGCCGGATCGGCGCGAGCTGGACGTGCCTCCCGTGCTCAGCGACATCGTCATGAAGGCGCTGCGGAAGGATCCCCGCGAGCGCTTCGCCACCGCACAGGAGATGTCCCGGGCGCTCCTCGAGGCCCTGGAGTCCTGTCAGCGGAGGCTCTTCCCGGAGGACCTCGGCGCGTTCCTCAAGCAGCTCTTCGAGCAGGAAGGCTCGCCGCGGCGCTTCTTCGCGCAGCCCACTCCACGCGGTACGCGGCTCTCCTCACCCCCCGTGGTCGTGGAGGACGAGGCGACGGCCCCCCTGCTCGCGAACCCGGGGACGGTGACGGTGGCGCCTGCCCGCCCGCGCCATCGCGCGATCGCCTGGGTGTTGGGAGGCGCCTTGATGACCGCGGCCGTGGGGGTGGTCGCCCTGCGACCGTGGGAGCGGGGGACGCCTCCCGCTCCCGTGGCTCCCTCCCTCGCGCCGGCTCCTGCCCCCGGGAGCGTCCAGGCCCAGAAGCCTGTCATCCCGGCGCCACCGGAGGCCACGGTGTTACCGGCGGCGGTGGTGCCCCCACCGGAGGCGGCGGTGCCAGCACCGGAGCAGGCGGCACCCTCGCGAGCGCCCACGCCCGAGCCCACCCCCTCCCCGGCGCCGTCGCCCCAGGAGCTCTCGCGGGTGGCCTCCATGGGGCGGGTGCAGGTCCGGGTCAATCCCTGGGCGGAGGTCTTCTACGAGGGCCGCAGACTGGGCATCACTCCCATGCCCGCCATCCGGCTCCCCGCGGGAAGACGGACCCTCACCTTGAAGAACAAGGAGCTCGGGGTGTCACGCGACTACCGCGTCTCCGTCCCCGCCAACGGCGAGGTCACGCTGAAGGCGGACCTCTTGGAGTAGGGCTTGCTCCGCGCTACGGCGTCATCCAGTTGCGCGAGACGCTCAGCATGGCCAGCAGCTTGACCGTGTCGCCGTAGTAGTCCTCGGTGGGGGGGGTGGAGACGATCTGGTTCCACAAGCTGTCCAGCCACGCCTGGCCGCCGGAGTCCACGGTGGCCGCGACGGCGAACGGCGCCATGAAGACCATGTCGTTGTAGGACTCGATCGCGGTGCCGTTGAGTTGGTAGCCAGCACGGATGTTGTTCGGCCTGCCTCCCGTCTTGCCGCGAATCCAACGGCTGAGCAGGCTGGCCGCGTTGCGCGAGCGGGTGTCGCCGCTGATGGCCGCGTCGATGCCGATGCGCCACGGCACGCGGCACGCGTTCCAGGAGTAGCTGCCGTCGTACGGCGCCTCGAGGAATTCGGCGGGGGCGGGGCGAGGCGTCGTGGTGTTCGTCTTGATGATGAAGTCGGGCACCAGGCCGGTCGAGCTGGCGTAGGTGGTCTGCATCTTCTCGAGCAGCGTCTGGTGCGCGCTCAGCACCTTCGACCAGTCGGTGCTGGCGTGGCCGATGAAGCCGCGGAAGTGGCCGAGCATCCAGTCGGAGCTGCGCGTGGCGTAGTAATAGTCCGGAGCATCCTGCTGCAGCAGGCTGGCCCAGTCGCCGAGGTTGACCAGTCGCGTGGTCGGGTTGATGTTGCTCTGGGCGATCGCGTTGAGCACGCGCGTGGCCGCGGCCGCGTAGTTGATGGAGCCGGTGGAGCCCCACTGCTTGTGCGCGAGCAGCAACGAGTAGGCGATGTCGAGATCTCCATCGGTGGCCGAGTCGTGATCGAGGATGTCGTTGCAGTTGACATCCTGCGCCCAGGCCAACAGGTCGGGATTGTTCTGGCTGGGATGCCGGAGGTTGTAGCGGTGCAAGCCGTCGAAGATGGCCTGGGCCTGCGGATCCTGCCCGGCCATCATCACGGTGATCAACATTCCGTAGCCCTGGCCCTCGGACACGACATAGGCGCCATCACCCGTGCTGGCCTTGATGCGGTAGTCCCCCGCCTGGCACCCGGCGACGACGTAGCGGCTCTTCCACTTCCAATAGAAGTCCGCCGTCGCGCTGTCAGCCGCGGCCGTGCCGGCCGAAACGCTCAAGGTCGACGCGTTATAGGCCTGATGGTGGCTGCCGAATGGATGGTTCTGGGCCTGCGCGGCATCGGCGATGCCAAACACGGTCAGTGCCAGTCCTGGCAGAAGGTGTTTCAACGAAGGCATGGGCATGGAAGCGCTCTCCAGTCAGTGAGGGGATGGATGGCTCAGATGCCGCACGAGTGCTTCAAATGCAAGGTAATAAGGTGGAAAGGCGGGAATGAATGAATATCGAGAAATGAGAAGATGTCCGTGGGAGCCATGCGTCGCGGCGCGTCATCGCACCTCATGACGCCTCGGGGGAGTGCTCCAGGAAACAGAAAGCTTTCACGAAATCTTCACACGCGAGCAAGGTGATACGGCCCGTGCGAGCAGGGCAAACACACTTATCCTTCCCATGCATTCTTGTCTCTCGCTCATCTTGTTGGCATCGCTATATTCAAGATGCGGTTTCAGCCAGCGCGAGCCTTCCGC
Coding sequences:
- a CDS encoding serine/threonine protein kinase, yielding MTQVQLPQLGKYRLLEVIAKGGMGEVYKAQQEGPAGFSKTVVVKRVLPHLADAENFIEMFLEEARLAARLSHPNVVQIFELGEDRGEYFIAMEYIQGPSLHRVRKRLRELGHPFPVDIAAYVVAQALQGLHYAHELRDEAGKPLGVVHRDISPDNILVTMDGVVKVVDFGIAKAADSASKTQSGTLKGKLSYISPEQVNGWPASVHSDIYATGVVLYQLFTNTLPFRAPSNAALLQQIATAEPEAPDRRELDVPPVLSDIVMKALRKDPRERFATAQEMSRALLEALESCQRRLFPEDLGAFLKQLFEQEGSPRRFFAQPTPRGTRLSSPPVVVEDEATAPLLANPGTVTVAPARPRHRAIAWVLGGALMTAAVGVVALRPWERGTPPAPVAPSLAPAPAPGSVQAQKPVIPAPPEATVLPAAVVPPPEAAVPAPEQAAPSRAPTPEPTPSPAPSPQELSRVASMGRVQVRVNPWAEVFYEGRRLGITPMPAIRLPAGRRTLTLKNKELGVSRDYRVSVPANGEVTLKADLLE
- a CDS encoding glycosyl hydrolase family 8; the protein is MPSLKHLLPGLALTVFGIADAAQAQNHPFGSHHQAYNASTLSVSAGTAAADSATADFYWKWKSRYVVAGCQAGDYRIKASTGDGAYVVSEGQGYGMLITVMMAGQDPQAQAIFDGLHRYNLRHPSQNNPDLLAWAQDVNCNDILDHDSATDGDLDIAYSLLLAHKQWGSTGSINYAAAATRVLNAIAQSNINPTTRLVNLGDWASLLQQDAPDYYYATRSSDWMLGHFRGFIGHASTDWSKVLSAHQTLLEKMQTTYASSTGLVPDFIIKTNTTTPRPAPAEFLEAPYDGSYSWNACRVPWRIGIDAAISGDTRSRNAASLLSRWIRGKTGGRPNNIRAGYQLNGTAIESYNDMVFMAPFAVAATVDSGGQAWLDSLWNQIVSTPPTEDYYGDTVKLLAMLSVSRNWMTP